A single region of the Oscillatoria salina IIICB1 genome encodes:
- the ppc gene encoding phosphoenolpyruvate carboxylase — MSFLLSSSEQEFKVLSTSELFLRHRLKLVEDLWEVVLRSECGQEMVDLLGQLRSMSSPEGQATDLPQSSVPQLVERLDLEAAIRASRAFALYFQLINIVEKHYEQREQRISRRNAHQKLTTKNAKLTNGRAEQSPTTKEVAQANEALGTPGIDMLEKSWQDSKGANKKTGTFEWLFPYLYKLNMPPGKIQELLDNLDIRLVFTAHPTEIVRHTIRNKQRRIARILKRLDLEEEQSLEDSQASNQELTTSWETDEAIQQLMEEIRLWWRTDELHQFKPTVLDEVDYTLHYFQEVLFETIPQLSVLLKQALGNSFPGLRSPRNNFCQFGSWVGADRDGNPSVTPQVTWATACYQRELVLEKYVRSIKSLTDLLSLSLHWSNVLPELLDSLEQDRLLMPEVYERLAIRYRHEPYRLKLAYIQQRLENTRDRNRRLSEQEPHFPQKSDLNPKCFYASGKDFLAELRLIQRNLVETNLSCRDLDNLITQVEIYGFKLAQLDMRQESSRHSEAIEDIACYLQLIHKPYNELSESEKSLWLATELQTRRPLIPAELPFAERTCEAIATFRMLRRLQQEFGTEICQTYIISMSEDVSDVLEVLLLAKEAGLYDPATGVSSVRVVPLFETVDDLKRAPSVMRSLFELPLYRACLANGYDGDGEQKAPLQPANLQEVMLGYSDSNKDSGFLSSNWEIHKAQKALQKVASEYGVNLRIFHGRGGSVGRGGGPAYEAVLAQPTATINGRIKITEQGEVLASKYSLPDLALYNLETVTTAVIQASLLGSGFDDIEPWKEIMEELATRSRCAYRSLIYEQPDFLDFFLSVTPIPEISQLQISSRPARRKSGKKDLSSLRAIPWVFSWTQSRFLLPAWYGVGTALQEFLNQEPEENLKLLRYFYFKWPFFKMAISKVEMTLAKVDLQMAKHYVQELSPPEDLERFERVFEQIAEEYRLTSDLVLTISGHKKLLDGDPDLQRSVQLRNGTIVPLGFLQVSLLKRLRQYTKEAASGVIHFRYSKDELLRGALLTINGIAAGMRNTG; from the coding sequence ATGAGTTTTCTTCTTTCTTCCTCAGAGCAGGAATTTAAGGTTCTTTCTACTTCAGAACTTTTTTTACGCCATCGTCTTAAGTTAGTCGAAGATTTGTGGGAAGTGGTACTGCGCTCTGAGTGCGGTCAAGAAATGGTCGATTTACTGGGGCAGTTGCGATCGATGTCTTCTCCAGAAGGACAAGCAACCGATCTGCCTCAATCTTCTGTTCCTCAGTTGGTAGAAAGGCTCGATCTCGAAGCTGCTATTCGTGCTAGTCGCGCTTTTGCTCTTTATTTTCAACTGATTAATATCGTTGAAAAACATTATGAACAAAGGGAGCAACGGATTTCCCGACGAAATGCTCATCAAAAATTAACGACGAAGAATGCCAAATTAACTAATGGTAGGGCTGAGCAATCGCCAACTACAAAAGAAGTGGCGCAAGCTAACGAAGCGCTTGGCACTCCTGGGATCGATATGCTCGAAAAAAGTTGGCAGGATAGCAAAGGAGCCAATAAAAAAACCGGAACTTTTGAATGGCTATTTCCTTATCTCTACAAGCTGAATATGCCTCCGGGAAAAATTCAGGAGCTATTAGATAATCTAGACATTCGCTTAGTGTTTACGGCTCATCCAACGGAAATCGTCCGTCACACAATTCGCAACAAACAACGACGTATTGCTCGGATTCTCAAGCGACTCGATCTCGAAGAGGAGCAGTCATTAGAAGATTCTCAAGCATCTAATCAAGAGTTAACTACTTCCTGGGAAACAGACGAAGCAATTCAACAATTGATGGAGGAAATTCGTCTTTGGTGGCGCACTGACGAACTTCATCAGTTTAAACCGACTGTCTTGGATGAGGTGGATTATACTCTTCACTATTTTCAGGAAGTGTTATTTGAAACCATTCCCCAATTGTCGGTATTGCTCAAACAAGCTTTGGGAAATTCTTTTCCTGGTTTGCGTTCCCCGCGCAATAACTTTTGTCAATTTGGTTCTTGGGTAGGTGCAGATCGAGATGGAAACCCTTCGGTAACTCCTCAAGTTACATGGGCAACTGCTTGTTATCAGCGAGAATTGGTACTAGAAAAATATGTCAGGTCGATTAAGAGTTTGACAGATTTATTAAGCTTATCTCTTCATTGGAGCAATGTTCTGCCAGAGTTACTCGATTCTTTAGAGCAAGACAGATTGTTGATGCCGGAAGTTTACGAACGATTGGCAATTCGCTATCGTCACGAACCTTATCGGCTTAAATTAGCTTACATCCAACAGCGATTGGAAAATACTCGCGATCGCAATCGTCGTTTGTCGGAACAAGAACCTCATTTTCCGCAAAAATCGGATCTCAATCCGAAATGCTTTTATGCTTCAGGAAAAGATTTTTTAGCTGAACTGCGCCTGATTCAACGCAATTTAGTGGAAACTAATTTAAGTTGCCGCGATTTGGACAATCTGATTACTCAGGTAGAGATTTATGGCTTTAAACTGGCGCAGCTAGATATGCGTCAAGAATCTTCTCGCCATTCGGAAGCGATCGAGGATATTGCTTGCTATTTGCAACTAATCCACAAACCTTACAATGAGTTGAGTGAATCTGAAAAATCGCTCTGGTTAGCAACAGAATTACAAACTCGTCGCCCTCTAATTCCTGCGGAATTACCTTTTGCGGAGAGAACCTGCGAAGCGATCGCTACTTTCCGGATGCTACGACGACTACAGCAAGAGTTTGGGACGGAAATTTGCCAAACATATATTATCAGCATGAGTGAGGATGTTAGTGACGTTCTGGAGGTGCTGTTATTGGCAAAAGAAGCTGGACTTTACGATCCAGCAACGGGAGTTAGTAGCGTTCGCGTTGTTCCTCTGTTTGAAACGGTGGACGATTTAAAACGCGCACCTAGTGTGATGCGTTCTTTATTTGAATTACCTTTGTATCGAGCTTGTTTGGCGAATGGATACGATGGCGATGGAGAGCAAAAAGCTCCTCTACAACCGGCTAATCTCCAAGAGGTGATGCTGGGTTATTCGGACAGTAACAAGGATTCGGGTTTCCTCAGTAGTAATTGGGAAATTCATAAAGCCCAGAAAGCTTTACAGAAAGTAGCTTCGGAATATGGTGTGAATTTACGGATTTTCCACGGACGCGGTGGTTCGGTGGGACGTGGTGGCGGTCCGGCTTATGAAGCGGTTTTAGCCCAGCCGACAGCGACGATTAACGGGCGGATTAAAATTACTGAGCAAGGAGAGGTTTTAGCTTCTAAATATTCGTTGCCAGATTTAGCGCTGTATAACTTAGAGACAGTCACCACCGCAGTGATTCAGGCTAGCTTATTAGGAAGCGGTTTTGATGATATCGAACCGTGGAAAGAGATTATGGAAGAATTAGCCACGCGATCGCGTTGTGCTTATCGTTCTTTGATTTACGAACAGCCTGATTTTCTCGATTTCTTCCTCTCGGTAACACCAATTCCAGAAATCAGTCAACTGCAAATTAGTTCTCGTCCTGCTCGCCGTAAAAGTGGTAAAAAAGATTTGAGTAGTTTACGTGCTATCCCTTGGGTATTTAGCTGGACTCAAAGTCGTTTTCTTTTACCCGCTTGGTATGGAGTCGGTACTGCACTTCAGGAGTTTCTCAATCAAGAACCTGAAGAAAATTTGAAGCTCCTGCGTTATTTTTATTTCAAGTGGCCCTTCTTTAAAATGGCAATTTCTAAGGTAGAGATGACCTTAGCTAAAGTGGATTTACAAATGGCTAAACACTATGTCCAAGAACTTTCGCCGCCAGAAGATTTAGAGCGTTTTGAGCGCGTTTTTGAGCAAATTGCTGAGGAATATCGCCTCACCAGCGATTTGGTTTTGACAATTTCCGGTCACAAAAAGCTCTTAGATGGCGATCCAGATTTACAGCGATCGGTACAATTACGCAATGGAACCATTGTTCCTTTAGGTTTCTTGCAGGTTTCTTTATTAAAACGGCTTCGTCAGTACACCAAAGAAGCTGCTTCTGGTGTAATTCATTTCCGTTACAGCAAAGATGAGTTATTACGGGGAGCGCTGTTAACTATTAACGGTATCGCTGCGGGAATGCGTAATACTGGTTGA